A stretch of Leptotrichia sp. oral taxon 215 str. W9775 DNA encodes these proteins:
- a CDS encoding nucleoside triphosphate pyrophosphohydrolase family protein: MNKQIKCVEEFHRIYKLGNSEKPIGKLENQKENLRFDLMKEENEEYLEAAKNGDIVEVADALGDMMYILCGTIIEHGMQHIIEEVFDEIHRSNLSKLDENGNPIYREDGKVIKGPNYFPPDIKKIIKKYL, from the coding sequence GTGAACAAGCAAATAAAATGTGTTGAAGAATTTCATAGAATATATAAGTTAGGAAATTCAGAAAAACCAATAGGGAAACTTGAAAATCAAAAAGAAAATTTAAGATTTGATTTAATGAAGGAAGAAAATGAAGAATATCTTGAAGCGGCAAAAAATGGTGATATAGTAGAAGTTGCAGATGCTCTGGGAGATATGATGTATATTCTTTGCGGAACAATAATAGAACATGGAATGCAGCATATAATTGAGGAAGTGTTTGATGAAATACATAGAAGTAATTTAAGTAAACTGGATGAAAACGGTAATCCTATATATAGAGAAGATGGAAAAGTAATAAAAGGGCCAAACTATTTTCCACCAGATATAAAAAAAATAATAAAAAAATATCTATAA
- a CDS encoding Bax inhibitor-1/YccA family protein, with the protein MNYDDYNDFDELNNYGHSENRYLTYEEVEKVAASKVRGSILWMVLGLLISGLTGYFTLIGLSNGTVPFLVVPVAFVLEFVAVITFTALTYKASASVLKMIFLVYSVLTGITLSAIGAIYDPYAIISAFTGTVVLFTVLAIYGYVTKEDLSKYRSILMVGLIALIVMGGINFFIQSDGLMWISSMLGVAVFIVFIAYDVNRIKNNVISYALHEDAGILDKIEIHGALALYLDFVNLFLYILRILGRRK; encoded by the coding sequence ATGAATTACGATGATTATAATGATTTTGACGAATTAAATAATTATGGACATTCTGAAAACAGATATCTTACTTATGAAGAAGTTGAAAAAGTGGCGGCATCAAAAGTAAGAGGAAGTATATTGTGGATGGTTTTAGGACTTTTAATATCAGGATTGACAGGATACTTTACTTTAATAGGACTTTCAAATGGAACAGTTCCTTTTCTTGTAGTGCCGGTTGCATTTGTACTTGAATTTGTAGCTGTAATAACATTTACTGCTTTAACTTATAAGGCAAGTGCAAGTGTGTTGAAAATGATATTCCTTGTTTATTCAGTGCTTACTGGAATTACTCTTTCAGCAATAGGAGCCATTTATGATCCATATGCAATTATTTCCGCATTTACAGGAACAGTTGTCCTGTTTACTGTACTTGCAATATATGGATATGTAACTAAAGAAGATTTGAGTAAATATCGTTCCATATTAATGGTTGGTTTAATAGCATTAATAGTAATGGGAGGAATTAACTTCTTTATTCAGAGTGATGGATTAATGTGGATATCTTCAATGTTAGGAGTTGCAGTATTTATAGTATTTATTGCATATGATGTAAACAGAATAAAAAATAATGTAATATCATATGCACTTCATGAAGATGCAGGTATACTTGATAAAATCGAGATACATGGAGCATTAGCTTTGTATTTGGATTTTGTAAACTTATTCTTATATATATTAAGAATACTTGGAAGAAGAAAATAA
- the thrS gene encoding threonine--tRNA ligase → MIEMILPDGSVRKLEKPMTVVEFAKTIGSSLGKATVGAVIDGVQVDPSYLIEKPGTIEIITATSEKGLEITRHSAAHIMAQAVQRLFPGTKVTIGPVIENGFFYDFDPEKPFTEEDLDKIEKEMEKIVKENYEFKRSEMSAEDAKKMFAEMGEDYKIEIIDDLGVDKVSIYQQGEFVDLCRGTHIPSTGYLKAFKLMSTAGAYWRGDSNKKMLQRIYGVAFTTKKELDEYLKMMEEAEKRNHRKLGKQLDLFFVDEHGPGFPFFMPKGVELFNKLQEIWRVEHKKRGYQEIKTPIMLDKELWEISGHWFNYRENMYTSTIDEKEYAIKPMNCPGSIIAYKNNLHSYKDLPLKYGEMGLVHRHEFSGALHGLMRVRAFTQDDAHVFCTKEQIEEQIIEIIDLYDKFYTLFGFEYHIELSTKPDKAIGSDEIWEMAESNLKSALEHKGIEYKLNPGDGAFYGPKIDFKMKDSIGRIWQCGTIQLDFNLPTRFEMSYIGADGEKHEPVMIHRAMYGSLERFIGILIEHYAGAFPTWLAPVQVRILTISKEQVPFAEKLYERLQNEGIRAEIDTRDEKIGYKIREANGDQKIPVQLIIGKNEVENNEVNVRRFGSQESLNMTVDEIVKTLLEESKVPFKK, encoded by the coding sequence ATGATAGAAATGATATTACCTGACGGAAGTGTCAGAAAACTTGAAAAACCAATGACAGTTGTGGAATTTGCAAAAACAATAGGCTCAAGTCTGGGAAAAGCTACTGTCGGTGCAGTGATAGATGGAGTACAGGTTGATCCGTCATATTTGATTGAGAAGCCTGGAACAATTGAAATAATAACAGCAACAAGTGAAAAAGGTCTGGAGATTACAAGACACAGTGCCGCTCATATTATGGCACAGGCAGTGCAGAGACTTTTTCCAGGAACAAAAGTTACAATAGGACCTGTAATTGAAAATGGATTTTTCTACGATTTTGATCCTGAAAAACCTTTTACTGAAGAAGATTTAGATAAAATTGAAAAGGAAATGGAAAAAATTGTAAAGGAAAACTATGAATTTAAAAGAAGTGAAATGAGTGCAGAAGATGCAAAGAAAATGTTTGCTGAAATGGGAGAAGACTATAAAATTGAAATAATCGATGATTTAGGAGTAGATAAAGTAAGTATTTATCAGCAGGGAGAATTTGTAGATTTATGTAGAGGAACTCATATACCGTCTACAGGATATCTTAAGGCTTTTAAGCTTATGTCTACTGCAGGGGCTTACTGGCGTGGTGATTCAAATAAAAAAATGCTTCAAAGAATTTACGGAGTGGCTTTTACAACTAAAAAAGAACTTGATGAATATCTGAAAATGATGGAAGAAGCTGAAAAAAGAAATCATAGAAAGTTAGGAAAACAGCTTGATTTATTCTTTGTTGATGAACATGGTCCCGGATTCCCTTTCTTCATGCCAAAAGGTGTGGAATTATTTAATAAACTTCAGGAAATTTGGAGAGTTGAGCATAAAAAAAGAGGATATCAGGAAATAAAAACTCCAATAATGTTAGATAAGGAATTATGGGAAATTTCAGGACACTGGTTTAACTACCGTGAAAATATGTATACATCAACTATTGATGAAAAGGAATATGCAATAAAACCAATGAACTGTCCTGGTTCAATAATCGCTTATAAGAATAACTTACATTCATATAAAGATTTACCATTGAAATATGGAGAAATGGGACTTGTACATAGACATGAATTCAGTGGAGCCTTACATGGACTTATGAGAGTTAGAGCATTTACTCAGGATGATGCCCACGTTTTCTGTACAAAGGAACAGATTGAAGAACAGATTATTGAAATTATTGATTTATACGATAAATTCTATACTTTATTTGGATTTGAATATCATATTGAATTATCTACAAAACCTGATAAGGCAATAGGTTCAGATGAAATATGGGAAATGGCGGAATCTAATCTTAAGTCAGCTTTGGAACACAAAGGAATTGAATATAAACTGAATCCTGGTGACGGAGCATTCTATGGACCTAAAATTGATTTCAAAATGAAGGATTCAATCGGAAGAATATGGCAATGCGGAACAATTCAGCTGGATTTCAATCTTCCTACAAGATTTGAAATGAGTTATATTGGTGCAGACGGAGAAAAACATGAGCCTGTTATGATTCACAGGGCAATGTATGGAAGTTTGGAAAGATTTATAGGAATATTGATAGAACACTACGCAGGAGCTTTCCCAACATGGCTTGCACCTGTACAAGTGAGAATTCTTACAATTTCTAAAGAACAGGTTCCTTTTGCGGAAAAACTTTATGAAAGACTTCAAAATGAAGGAATAAGAGCAGAAATAGATACAAGAGATGAAAAAATAGGATATAAAATAAGAGAAGCAAACGGAGATCAGAAGATTCCTGTACAGCTTATCATAGGAAAAAATGAAGTTGAAAACAATGAAGTAAATGTAAGAAGATTTGGTTCCCAGGAAAGTTTAAATATGACTGTTGATGAAATAGTAAAAACTTTACTTGAAGAGTCAAAAGTCCCTTTTAAAAAATAG
- a CDS encoding LPS-assembly protein LptD, with protein sequence MKIKYKILFTFLFCVLFFANVKESRTEEVINLETEKSVIDIENESISAADGVLLKYGDISIKSDNLKKLAKRNVLFAYGNVLFNQGTQTIKANEVIFDMDTKKAKILGSESYDNDLKLRYGGEETLSEYPSKITIKNGWFTTSPYENPNYKVNTRELKIYPNRKVVAKDISVVAGGKTWFKFPYYVVSLKPESQRATLFPYIGSDSDRGLFGIWGFDYDRGPLAQGFVDFEISAKKKLALKFSNDYRFGANNSGNIFVNRVVVPLGNKQREWDFRWTHNVVNTPKVEKSERSFYNLGYGIWNLTYKNMTTNLMRATDGVLLKDDYSAYVNSYKKIGFYDFTINQELGKNGEFNLDYYWTHDREALRELTKINDYIVDRDEIDPRKTDVDLYKSLKYTNGNSDVAIKVDNEEFIDINPGYIGDLNSYRKKESYSIDLRGPKIKFDYVDSDKDEYGEILNLRERDDADFHSLESSNRWVQTVAYDKRKEWGLTFGNYYPFRQSEFFGYEPKTLPQYLTNNFYFGAETKQVDIRKKEYEYDFTRDNPNFNSMFLNSVTDDNSRIYKVYEDADIIKRAKKIVYEKYRSQKINVGNDKIDLPLRNSYVAFNFGFENRDYSDVYVPEFYRGRKIEDISSRTGYKIAKNTSGEEIKQKPSMNIATLDAKLFTTMFDNTARTDNKYDVRITNEADVSFQKTDANGAMYNGFDIIEIPSNALGLKNNFNVHVGNVTFNYIFTGRDDRHFSDNWLKNRYVRNYFKADIANRRFVSFDFESNEEYEFKDFKSSRNLNREAQYGFTSNNEDNFLYRYSDRNKEIYPFDTTMGWDQKTYKELERERTFSMNFNEWGIEYTNLRTKRNDIFGTSASFGTPNLKLKTETHKIGFVYDTKKMKNKKFESDHYFRVNYGFGKKTYRDLNNTPLVDSDDRYSHGSDYTTISLLYRYENNAKPKYEKDLKRENESSGSVSVSREKNIVKDSNTQSFSIADSSKNVLDNIEINSDDRLFLSNEEEQAYKSYVEEENYRQNKFTLNDFNSKLQELRKGKKYFQVGLDLEIDGSNSLYSTSLKGMNRLNDLTFKMEAGYLEKFFVAYRYVMERPDRIYRNLPGRKSEYNFRKHEFETKYMFGEDPDKPWWIGGKVQYVKDGAPSSSDPEIFESSSAATRVNKLTLGLATLSHRFENVEWEIGAGVKWDKPDNKKLGYYPVITLKFGITPFPEKNIQFNYSGGSPSFGAGL encoded by the coding sequence ATGAAAATAAAATATAAAATATTATTCACTTTTTTATTCTGTGTACTTTTTTTTGCAAATGTAAAGGAAAGCAGAACGGAAGAGGTTATAAATCTTGAAACAGAAAAATCAGTAATAGACATAGAAAATGAATCTATTTCTGCAGCTGATGGAGTACTTCTGAAATATGGAGACATTTCAATAAAATCAGATAATCTGAAAAAGCTTGCAAAAAGAAATGTCCTTTTTGCATACGGAAATGTTCTTTTCAATCAAGGTACACAGACTATAAAAGCAAATGAAGTTATTTTTGACATGGATACAAAAAAAGCTAAGATATTAGGTTCAGAAAGCTATGACAATGATTTGAAGCTACGTTACGGAGGAGAAGAAACCCTCAGTGAGTATCCTAGTAAAATAACGATAAAAAATGGATGGTTCACAACGAGCCCGTATGAGAATCCAAACTATAAAGTAAATACAAGGGAACTGAAAATTTATCCAAACAGAAAAGTTGTTGCTAAAGATATAAGTGTAGTTGCCGGAGGAAAAACATGGTTTAAATTTCCATATTATGTGGTATCTTTAAAGCCTGAAAGCCAGAGGGCCACTTTGTTTCCTTATATTGGTTCAGACAGTGACAGAGGACTTTTTGGTATATGGGGATTTGACTATGACAGAGGACCTTTAGCACAAGGATTTGTTGATTTTGAAATAAGTGCCAAGAAAAAACTTGCATTGAAATTTTCAAATGACTACAGATTTGGAGCAAATAACAGCGGTAATATATTTGTTAACAGGGTAGTTGTTCCACTTGGAAATAAACAGAGGGAATGGGATTTCAGATGGACTCATAATGTTGTAAATACCCCTAAGGTAGAAAAAAGTGAAAGAAGTTTCTATAATTTAGGATACGGTATATGGAATCTTACTTATAAAAATATGACTACAAATTTAATGAGGGCTACAGATGGCGTTCTTCTTAAAGATGATTACAGTGCTTATGTAAATTCGTATAAAAAGATAGGTTTCTATGATTTTACTATTAATCAGGAGCTTGGTAAAAACGGTGAATTTAATCTGGATTATTACTGGACACATGACAGGGAAGCTTTAAGGGAACTTACAAAAATAAATGATTATATTGTTGACAGGGATGAAATAGATCCTAGAAAAACTGACGTTGATTTGTATAAAAGTTTGAAATACACAAATGGAAACAGCGATGTTGCAATAAAAGTCGATAATGAAGAATTTATTGATATCAATCCTGGATATATTGGAGATTTAAATTCTTACAGAAAAAAGGAAAGTTATTCAATAGATCTTAGAGGACCTAAAATTAAGTTTGATTATGTTGATTCAGATAAGGATGAATATGGAGAAATACTAAATCTCCGTGAAAGAGATGATGCGGATTTCCATTCGCTGGAAAGCTCAAACAGATGGGTACAGACAGTAGCTTATGACAAGAGAAAGGAATGGGGATTAACTTTTGGTAATTACTATCCTTTCAGACAAAGTGAATTTTTTGGATATGAGCCTAAGACTTTGCCACAATATCTGACAAATAATTTCTATTTTGGTGCTGAGACAAAGCAGGTTGATATTAGAAAAAAGGAATATGAGTATGATTTTACAAGAGATAATCCTAACTTTAACAGTATGTTCCTAAATTCTGTTACCGATGATAACAGCAGAATTTATAAAGTGTATGAAGATGCGGATATTATAAAAAGGGCAAAGAAAATAGTTTACGAAAAATACAGATCACAAAAGATAAACGTAGGAAATGATAAGATTGATTTACCTCTTAGAAATTCTTATGTTGCCTTTAATTTTGGATTTGAAAACAGGGATTATTCAGATGTTTATGTACCTGAATTTTATCGGGGAAGAAAAATTGAGGATATATCTTCGAGAACAGGTTATAAAATAGCAAAAAATACCTCAGGTGAAGAAATTAAGCAGAAACCTTCTATGAATATAGCAACATTGGATGCAAAACTGTTTACTACAATGTTTGATAATACGGCACGGACGGATAATAAATATGATGTAAGGATTACAAATGAAGCAGATGTTTCATTCCAGAAAACCGATGCAAATGGAGCAATGTATAATGGCTTTGATATTATTGAGATACCTTCCAATGCACTAGGATTAAAGAATAATTTTAATGTTCATGTAGGAAACGTAACCTTTAATTATATTTTTACAGGAAGGGATGACAGACATTTCAGTGATAACTGGCTGAAAAACAGATATGTCAGAAATTACTTTAAAGCAGATATTGCTAATAGAAGATTTGTAAGCTTTGATTTTGAAAGTAATGAAGAATACGAATTTAAGGATTTTAAATCTTCAAGAAATCTTAACAGGGAAGCGCAATATGGGTTTACATCAAACAATGAAGATAACTTCCTGTATAGATACAGCGACAGAAACAAAGAGATATATCCTTTTGACACAACAATGGGATGGGATCAGAAAACATACAAGGAATTAGAAAGGGAAAGAACTTTTTCCATGAATTTCAATGAATGGGGAATAGAGTATACAAACTTAAGAACCAAAAGAAATGATATTTTTGGAACAAGCGCTTCATTTGGAACACCTAATTTAAAATTAAAAACAGAAACACATAAAATAGGTTTTGTTTATGATACTAAAAAAATGAAAAACAAGAAATTTGAATCAGACCATTATTTCAGAGTAAACTATGGATTTGGTAAAAAAACATACAGGGATTTAAATAATACACCTTTGGTGGACTCTGATGACAGATATTCTCATGGAAGTGACTACACAACAATAAGTCTTCTGTATAGATACGAGAATAATGCTAAACCTAAATATGAAAAGGATTTGAAAAGAGAAAATGAAAGTTCTGGAAGTGTTTCTGTTTCAAGAGAGAAGAATATTGTGAAGGATTCAAATACCCAAAGTTTTTCTATTGCTGATTCAAGTAAAAATGTACTGGATAATATAGAAATAAACAGCGATGACAGATTATTCCTGAGCAATGAAGAGGAACAGGCTTATAAAAGCTACGTTGAAGAGGAAAACTACAGACAGAATAAATTTACTCTGAATGATTTTAATTCAAAACTTCAGGAATTAAGAAAAGGAAAGAAATATTTCCAAGTTGGTCTGGATTTAGAAATTGATGGTTCAAATTCACTGTATTCAACAAGCTTAAAAGGAATGAACAGATTAAATGATCTTACTTTTAAAATGGAAGCAGGATATCTGGAGAAATTCTTTGTAGCTTATAGATATGTGATGGAAAGACCTGACAGAATTTATAGAAATCTGCCAGGACGTAAAAGTGAGTATAATTTTAGAAAACACGAATTTGAAACAAAGTACATGTTTGGAGAAGATCCCGACAAACCATGGTGGATTGGAGGAAAAGTGCAGTATGTAAAAGATGGTGCACCAAGCTCTTCTGACCCTGAAATATTCGAAAGTTCTTCTGCCGCAACAAGAGTAAATAAACTGACTCTGGGACTTGCCACGTTAAGTCATAGATTTGAAAATGTTGAATGGGAAATAGGAGCAGGAGTAAAATGGGACAAGCCTGATAATAAAAAATTGGGATACTATCCTGTTATTACGTTGAAATTTGGAATAACACCTTTCCCTGAAAAGAATATCCAGTTTAATTACAGTGGAGGAAGTCCATCGTTTGGAGCAGGATTATAA
- a CDS encoding N-acetylmuramoyl-L-alanine amidase, producing the protein MKNSFFKRAVIIALSVIVLNVPSKLNAETVGSGNRKVCIDPGHQLKGNRGLEEVAPGSSTKKIKVADGTAGVATKKPEYQLTLEVGLKLRDRLKSKGYPVFMIRETNNVNISNKERALMTNKAGCAVYIRLHADGSTNRSLTGVSVLTSSSKNPYTKSVQKSSDKFSRDVLSEFVKATGAKNRGVSYRDDLTGTNWSTVTNTLIEMGFMSNPEEDRKMSTNDYQNKMVTGIVNGIEKYFRER; encoded by the coding sequence ATGAAAAATTCATTTTTTAAAAGAGCAGTAATAATTGCCCTTTCAGTAATTGTGTTAAATGTACCTTCAAAACTTAATGCCGAAACTGTAGGTTCCGGAAACAGAAAAGTGTGTATCGATCCGGGACATCAACTTAAGGGAAATAGAGGTCTCGAAGAAGTTGCTCCAGGTTCTTCAACAAAAAAAATAAAGGTTGCAGATGGAACAGCGGGAGTAGCTACAAAAAAACCTGAATATCAGCTTACACTTGAAGTTGGCCTTAAATTAAGAGATAGATTAAAAAGTAAGGGATACCCTGTATTTATGATAAGGGAAACAAATAATGTCAATATTAGTAACAAGGAAAGAGCCCTTATGACAAACAAGGCAGGATGTGCCGTATACATAAGACTCCATGCAGACGGTTCTACAAATAGAAGTCTTACCGGAGTATCTGTCCTGACTTCTTCTTCTAAAAATCCTTATACTAAAAGCGTTCAGAAATCAAGTGATAAATTTTCTAGAGATGTGCTGTCTGAATTTGTAAAGGCAACAGGAGCAAAAAACAGAGGAGTTTCGTATCGTGATGACCTGACTGGTACAAACTGGTCTACAGTTACAAATACTCTTATTGAAATGGGATTCATGTCAAATCCTGAAGAAGATAGAAAAATGTCTACAAATGATTATCAGAATAAAATGGTTACGGGAATTGTAAACGGAATTGAAAAATATTTTAGGGAAAGATAG
- a CDS encoding 2'-5' RNA ligase family protein gives MKLKKIFFSVFLIFCFNIFSNVNYNVFVIMDNSAKQNVESISKGLKEVGIDSLYSKGYAIHMTLYLTEYKPEALKTIKETVNKIAKNTKPFEVNFYRLRKTGGNWFMLDAENNAIIQGLADEMTVSLNKYRATDAKVPDWAKSIPEKVKSFNLYGSPNVFMNFDPHITLLTPEDPAKIDEFTGKYDFKPFKSKVIGIGIAQVDDLGQAKDIIYTVKFKN, from the coding sequence ATGAAATTAAAAAAAATCTTTTTCTCAGTTTTTTTAATATTCTGTTTTAACATTTTTTCCAATGTAAACTACAATGTATTTGTAATTATGGATAACAGTGCAAAACAAAATGTTGAAAGCATTTCAAAGGGACTTAAGGAAGTTGGCATCGACAGCCTTTATTCAAAAGGGTATGCAATACACATGACTCTTTATCTTACAGAATACAAGCCTGAAGCATTGAAAACAATAAAGGAAACTGTCAATAAAATTGCAAAAAATACTAAGCCTTTCGAGGTAAATTTCTACAGATTAAGAAAAACTGGTGGAAACTGGTTTATGCTTGATGCTGAAAACAATGCAATAATACAGGGACTGGCAGATGAAATGACTGTAAGCCTTAACAAATATCGTGCAACTGATGCTAAAGTTCCTGACTGGGCAAAATCTATTCCTGAAAAGGTAAAATCATTTAATTTGTATGGTTCTCCAAATGTGTTTATGAACTTTGATCCGCATATAACATTACTTACTCCAGAAGATCCGGCTAAAATAGATGAATTTACTGGAAAATATGATTTTAAACCTTTCAAGTCAAAAGTTATTGGAATCGGAATTGCACAAGTTGATGATTTAGGTCAGGCAAAAGATATAATTTATACTGTTAAATTTAAAAACTAA
- a CDS encoding CPBP family intramembrane glutamic endopeptidase has translation MYKNNKEMVYFSIHIIFFILAGMIIFGFLSEIINKFYPLEPYPPFVMNFGNFIFLIIKAPIAEEVIFRKWTFDFLKKKTKYYNVIQALIFALWHRYFMQKIYTFILGVFLGNVKDKKGNIWLCIYLHMLFNITGIYLKDFYLGFIDSIIKMLNMENSLLFMTIVFIIMFILHTAGFIWSLKKIGKGFYKLF, from the coding sequence GTGTATAAAAATAATAAAGAAATGGTATATTTTAGTATTCATATAATATTTTTTATTTTGGCAGGAATGATTATTTTTGGATTTTTATCTGAAATAATTAATAAATTTTATCCATTAGAACCTTATCCCCCTTTTGTTATGAATTTTGGGAATTTTATTTTTTTAATAATAAAAGCTCCAATAGCAGAGGAAGTAATATTTAGAAAATGGACATTTGATTTTTTGAAAAAGAAAACTAAATATTATAATGTAATACAGGCTTTAATTTTTGCTTTGTGGCATAGATATTTTATGCAAAAAATTTATACTTTTATATTAGGAGTATTTCTTGGAAATGTAAAGGATAAGAAGGGGAATATATGGTTATGCATATATTTACATATGCTGTTCAATATAACAGGAATTTATTTAAAAGATTTTTATCTTGGATTTATAGATAGTATTATTAAAATGTTAAATATGGAAAATAGTTTATTATTTATGACAATAGTCTTTATAATAATGTTTATTTTGCATACTGCAGGCTTTATCTGGAGCTTAAAAAAGATTGGAAAAGGATTTTATAAATTATTTTAA
- a CDS encoding type II CAAX prenyl endopeptidase Rce1 family protein, which produces MRRYKGNIYLFFNLFSIEVLMFIIFFYNRKIDMIYVNNEFVSYLFEEMYLSLTIFITEEMIFREGFFIILKNKMKYYNVVQAILFSIFHLNFIYFYAIKNIFLSILYSFITGMIYGNIRKNSKNVEVCIMLRIASFLSKIIFLKFLVEIRRIFFIRNNELIIIFGVFFCIYIFTLRKIDRNIYNFIN; this is translated from the coding sequence ATGAGAAGATATAAAGGAAATATATATTTATTTTTTAATTTATTTAGTATAGAAGTATTGATGTTCATTATCTTCTTTTATAATAGAAAAATAGATATGATATATGTAAATAATGAATTTGTTTCTTATCTGTTTGAGGAAATGTATTTATCTCTAACTATATTTATTACGGAGGAAATGATTTTTAGGGAAGGATTTTTTATTATTTTAAAAAATAAAATGAAATATTATAATGTAGTGCAGGCAATACTGTTTTCGATTTTTCACTTGAATTTTATTTATTTCTATGCAATAAAAAATATTTTCCTGAGTATTCTATACAGTTTTATTACAGGAATGATATATGGAAATATCAGGAAAAATTCTAAAAATGTAGAAGTTTGTATTATGTTAAGAATAGCTTCATTTCTGTCAAAAATAATTTTCTTGAAATTTTTAGTAGAAATTAGAAGGATTTTTTTCATAAGAAATAATGAATTAATAATTATTTTTGGTGTATTTTTCTGTATTTATATATTTACATTGAGAAAAATAGATAGAAATATCTATAATTTTATTAACTAA
- the lysS gene encoding lysine--tRNA ligase: MSNQTNESKIISEKLKKVEELKEAGIEPYGRKYEKINDIEEINKYDETCGKVFKTAGRIIAYRRMGKNGFGHIQDSTGKLQYYVKQDEVGEEQYEIYKKLGIGDFIGIEGVLFRTKTGELTLRASSFEVQSKNIRPLPEKFHGLTNVETRYRQRYVDLVMNREVMETMKKRFQIVRFFRKYLEEKGFVEVETPMMHPIAGGATARPFTTHHNALDMELFLRVAPELYLKRLLVGGFDKVFEINRSFRNEGISVKHNPEFTMMELYQAYADYVDMMNITEDLISKLTYELHGTYEIEYEGKKINMASPWRRVKMKDIVKEVAGFDFDAVTSDEDAVNKAKELGIPLEKDKTYTKYGILNLVFEEKVEETLINPTFIIEYPKEISPLSKNKKGETDWVDRFELFISGREFANAYSELNDPRDQQERFEEQVKMKEAGDDEAQNMDLDYIRALEYGMPPAGGLGIGIDRLVMLQTNSASIRDVILFPTLRKEDIEL, translated from the coding sequence ATGAGTAATCAGACAAATGAAAGTAAAATTATAAGTGAAAAACTTAAAAAAGTTGAAGAACTGAAAGAAGCAGGAATAGAACCTTACGGAAGAAAATATGAAAAAATAAATGATATTGAAGAAATTAACAAATATGATGAAACATGTGGTAAAGTATTTAAAACAGCAGGAAGAATAATTGCATACAGAAGAATGGGAAAAAATGGATTTGGACATATTCAGGATTCCACAGGGAAACTGCAGTATTATGTAAAGCAGGATGAAGTTGGGGAAGAACAGTATGAAATCTATAAAAAACTGGGAATAGGAGATTTTATAGGAATAGAAGGTGTACTGTTCAGAACTAAGACAGGAGAGCTGACGTTGAGGGCAAGTTCTTTTGAAGTGCAGTCTAAAAATATAAGACCACTTCCTGAAAAATTCCATGGGCTGACAAATGTTGAAACAAGATATAGACAGAGATATGTTGACCTTGTAATGAACAGGGAAGTTATGGAAACTATGAAGAAAAGATTCCAGATTGTAAGATTTTTCAGAAAATATCTTGAGGAAAAAGGATTTGTAGAAGTTGAAACTCCTATGATGCATCCAATTGCAGGAGGAGCTACTGCAAGACCATTTACTACTCATCACAATGCACTGGATATGGAACTATTTTTAAGGGTTGCTCCTGAGCTTTATTTGAAAAGACTTCTTGTTGGAGGATTTGATAAAGTATTTGAAATTAACAGAAGTTTCAGAAATGAAGGAATTTCAGTAAAACATAACCCTGAATTTACAATGATGGAACTGTATCAGGCTTATGCTGATTATGTGGATATGATGAATATTACAGAAGATCTTATTTCAAAGCTGACATACGAATTACACGGAACTTATGAAATAGAATATGAAGGTAAGAAAATAAATATGGCAAGTCCTTGGAGAAGGGTAAAAATGAAGGATATAGTAAAGGAAGTTGCCGGATTTGATTTTGATGCTGTTACAAGCGATGAAGATGCTGTTAATAAAGCAAAAGAGCTTGGAATACCTTTGGAAAAAGACAAAACTTACACAAAATATGGAATATTGAACCTTGTTTTTGAAGAAAAAGTAGAAGAAACACTTATAAATCCTACTTTTATTATAGAATATCCGAAGGAAATTTCTCCTCTTTCAAAAAATAAAAAGGGAGAAACTGACTGGGTAGACAGATTTGAACTATTTATTTCAGGAAGAGAATTTGCAAATGCTTATTCTGAATTAAATGATCCTAGAGATCAGCAGGAAAGATTTGAAGAGCAGGTAAAAATGAAGGAAGCTGGAGACGATGAAGCTCAGAATATGGACTTAGACTACATAAGAGCTCTGGAATATGGAATGCCGCCTGCAGGAGGGCTGGGAATAGGAATAGACAGATTAGTAATGTTGCAGACTAATTCAGCATCTATAAGAGATGTAATATTATTCCCTACACTTAGAAAAGAAGATATAGAACTGTAG